Proteins from a genomic interval of Danio rerio strain Tuebingen ecotype United States chromosome 4, GRCz12tu, whole genome shotgun sequence:
- the LOC137491006 gene encoding uncharacterized protein, whose translation MAFIKEESEDVKIEETFTVKQEDLQEQTDLMVLKEETHQCNEMEEKHQDILADEKPTLTKKTSSRGRPRKSKSKCNFSSKQRRKTFSQKPKLDVHTRVHTGEKPCTCKQCGKSFYTIGNLTVHMRIHTGEKPYTCEQCGKSFCKKENFKTHMRIHTGERPYTCQQCGKSFYHSGNLIMHMRIHTEERPYSCLQCGKSFKQNGNLEVHMRTHTGEKRFTCTQCGKSFVKKQNLDIHMRIHTGEKPYTCTECGKSFTYKSSLNNHMRTHTGENPFACAQCGKSFSSKSSLMNHMNGHTGTIVFTCDQCGIKLKRKDYIRRHMKTHSREDHFRCNECGKGFTHKRSLSAHMKLHNEEQSPEK comes from the coding sequence acctgatggtgctgaaagaagagactcatcAATGCAATGAAATGGAAGAGAAACATCAAGACATATTggctgatgaaaaacccacactgactaaaaagacttcatcacgtggaagacctcggaaatccaaatctAAGTGTAATTTCAGCAGTAAACAGCGTAGAAAGACTTTTAGTCAAAAGCCAAAGCTTGATGTTCACACGAGagttcacacaggggagaaaccttgcacctgcaaacagtgtggaaaaagcttctatacTATAGGAAACTTAAcggtgcacatgagaattcacactggggagaagccttaCACCtgtgaacagtgtggaaagagtttttgtaaaaaagaaaactttaaaacccacatgagaattcacactggagagaggccgtacacatgccaacagtgtggaaaaagcttctatcaTTCAGGAAACTTGATaatgcacatgagaattcacactgagGAGAGGCCTTACTCTTGccttcagtgtggaaagagttttaagcaaaatGGCAATCTTGAAGTCCACATGAGaacacacactggagagaaaagaTTTACTTGcacacagtgtgggaaaagttttgttaaaaaacaaaaccttgacatccacatgaggattcacaccggagagaaaccttacacatgcacagagtgtggtaaaagtttcacaTATAAAAGCTCACTCAATaaccacatgagaactcacaccggagagaacccgtttgcatgtgctcagtgtggaaagagcttctcaAGCAAATCTAGCCTCATgaaccacatgaatggtcacactggaaccatagtgttcacatgtgatcagtgtggaattAAACTCAAACGCAAAGACTACATTAGGCGACACATGAAGACCCACTCAAGAGAGGATCATTTTAGATGCAAtgagtgtggaaagggctttacccataaaagaagcctcagcgctcacatgaagcttcacaatgaAGAGCAGAGTCCTGAAAAATga
- the LOC137490967 gene encoding uncharacterized protein has protein sequence MAFIKEESEDVKIEETFTVKQEDLQEQTNLIEENERKEEEHHIKIEEKTHLQTDGILKRRDKNCFTCTQCGKILASKSKLKIHMIIHTGEKPFMCTQCGKSFRQASSLNKHMRIHTGEKPFTCTQCGISFNCSSYLKQHMRIHTGEKPFTCTQCGKSFNRSSNLDHHMRIHTGEKPFTCTQCGKSFNRSSNLDQHIRIHTGEKPITCTLCGKSFRQSSSLSKHMRTHTGEKPFTCTQCGKSFSQSSNFNLHMRIHTGEKPFTCTQCGKSFRQASSLNKHMRTHTGEKPFTCTQCGKSFNRSSHLNQHIRIHTGEKPFTCTQCGKSFSQSSNFNLHMRIHTGEKPFTCTQCGKSFNRSSHLNQHIRIHTGEKPITCTQCGKSFHQSSSLYKHMRIHTGEKPFTCTQCGKSFSQSSNFNLHMRIHTGEKPITCTQCGKSFRQSSSLYKHMRIHTGEKPFTCTQCGKSFRQTSSLNKHLRIHTGEKPFTCTQCGISFNCSSYLKQHMRIHTGEKPFTCTQCGRSFNRSSNLDHHMRIHTGEKPFTCTQCGKSFNRSSNLDQHIRIHTGEKPLTCTLCGKSFRQSSSLSKHMRTHTGEKPFTCTQCGKSFNRSSNLDQHIRIHTGEKPITCTQCGKSFRQSSSLYKHMRIHTGEKPFTCS, from the coding sequence acctaattgaagagaatgagaggaaagaggaggaacatcatatcaaaattgaggaaaaaactcatttacagactgatggtattttgaaaaggagagacaagaattgtttcacctgcactcagtgtggaaagattttggcaagcaaaagcaaacttaagattcacatgataatccacactggagagaaaccattcatgtgcactcagtgtgggaagagtttccgccaagcatcatcacttaataaacacatgaggatccacactggagagaaaccattcacatgcactcagtgtggaataagttttaactgctcatcataccttaaacaacacatgaggatccacactggagagaaaccatttacttgcactcagtgtgggaagagtttcaaccgctcatcaaaccttgatcaccacatgaggatccacactggagagaaaccatttacttgcactcagtgtgggaagagtttcaaccgctcatcaaaccttgatcaacacataaggatccacactggagagaaaccaataacgtgcactctgtgtgggaagagttttcgccaatcatcatccctttctaaacacatgaggacccacactggagagaaaccatttacttgcactcagtgtgggaagagtttcagccaatcatcaaactttaatctacacatgaggatccacactggagagaaaccatttacgtgcactcagtgtgggaagagtttccgccaagcatcatcacttaataaacacatgaggacccacactggagagaaaccatttacttgcactcagtgtgggaagagtttcaaccgctcatcacaccttaatcaacacataaggatccacactggagagaaaccatttacttgcactcagtgtgggaagagtttcagccaatcatcaaactttaatctacacatgaggatccacactggagagaaaccatttacttgcactcagtgtgggaagagtttcaaccgctcatcacaccttaatcaacacataaggatccacactggagagaaaccaataacgtgcactcagtgtgggaagagttttcaccaatcatcatccctttataaacacatgaggatccacactggagagaaaccattcacatgcactcagtgtgggaagagtttcagccaatcatcaaactttaatctacacatgaggatccacactggagagaaaccaataacgtgcactcagtgtgggaagagttttcgccaatcgtcatccctttataaacacatgaggatccacactggagagaaaccattcacatgcactcagtgtgggaagagtttccgccaaacatcatcacttaataaacacttgaggatccacactggagagaaaccattcacatgcactcagtgtggaataagttttaactgctcatcataccttaaacaacacatgaggatccacactggagagaaaccatttacttgcactcagtgtgggaggagtttcaaccgctcatcaaaccttgatcaccacatgaggatccacactggagagaaaccctttacttgcactcagtgtgggaagagtttcaaccgctcatcaaaccttgatcaacacataaggatccacactggagagaaaccactAACGTGCactctgtgtgggaagagttttcgccaatcatcatccctttctaaacacatgaggacccacactggagagaaaccatttacttgcactcagtgtgggaagagtttcaaccgctcatcaaaccttgatcaacacataaggatccacactggagagaaaccaataacgtgcactcagtgtgggaagagttttcgccaatcatcatccctttataaacacatgaggatccacactggagagaaaccattcacttgctcttaa